Proteins from a genomic interval of Gossypium hirsutum isolate 1008001.06 chromosome A09, Gossypium_hirsutum_v2.1, whole genome shotgun sequence:
- the LOC107952477 gene encoding ferric reduction oxidase 2, producing MEMVRSAIKLFLLLLSLGYMMLWFMMPTKLYFEHWLPKIRAKTKSIYFGQQGSTMLICTFPILFIATLGCIYLHLGKKHGDHNVEGVQTSKLKQPVMVKGPLGIVSWMELSFLTMFVVLLAWSTTSYLNGMFTHIDQMASRSGLLVWEAKLEMSGLTLGLVGNICLAFLFFPVTRGSSVLRLFGLSSEASIKYHIWVRHIAMTIFTAHGLCYFVFWAKTEQLSQVLKWGKIEVSNMAGEIGFVCGLGMWATSLPQIRRKMFELFYYTHHLYILFIVFFVFHVGFSYACIVLPGFYLFLIDRCLRFLQSQQRVSLVAARILPCQTVELNFCKSPEVNHSPTSIIFVNVPAISKLQWHPFTITSNSNMDTDKLSIVVKSEGRWSSDLYQKLSSPLPMDGFQVSIEGPYGPPASTHLLRHDTLVLLSGGSGITPFISIIRELLFKASSGGSTRIPHVLLICAFKKSIDLAMLELILPVSGTTVDISCLQLQIEAYVTREKGADENNHKTLQTVCFKPNAIDAPVSAILGPNSWLCLGLIISSSFLMFLLLIAILSRYHNSNMVYASSATAGFNMLFMCIAIAMTANATFLWNKKQNRKRLRQIRNMDTPPVWFNNGDRELESLPYQSLLQATNVHYGERPDLKKILFERKESSVGVIASGPREMRQEVAAICSSGLADNLQFKSISFTW from the exons ATGGAG ATGGTTAGATCAGCCATAAAACTGTTCCTACTGCTGCTCTCTCTTGGGTACATGATGCTTTGGTTCATGATGCCCACGAAGTTATATTTTGAACATTGGTTGCCTAAAATCCGTGCCAAGACCAAATCCATATACTTTGGACAACAAG gtTCAACTATGCTGATATGTACATTTCCCATCCTCTTCATTGCTACACTGGGATGTATTTACCTTCACTTAGGAAAGAAACATGGAGATCACAACGTTGAAGG GGTGCAGACATCTAAGTTGAAGCAACCAGTGATGGTGAAAGGTCCTTTGGGTATTGTTTCATGGATGGAGCTCTCATTTTTAACCATGTTTGTTGTGCTGTTAGCTTGGTCAACCACTTCTTACTTGAATGGTATGTTTACACATATCGACCAAATGGCTTCAAGGAGTGGATTGCTAGT GTGGGAGGCTAAGTTGGAAATGTCAGGTCTAACACTAGGTCTCGTAGGCAACATTTGCCTAGCTTTCCTCTTCTTCCCCGTGACAAGAGGATCTTCAGTTTTACGGTTGTTTGGGCTTAGCTCAGAAGCAAGTATTAAGTATCATATTTGGGTTCGGCATATTGCTATGACCATTTTCACTGCTCATGGTTTATGTTACTTTGTTTTCTGGGCCAAGACTGAGCAGTTATCACAG GTACTTAAATGGGGTAAGATTGAAGTTTCAAACATGGCAGGAGAAATAGGTTTTGTTTGTGGGTTAGGGATGTGGGCAACAAGCCTTCCTCAAATAAGGCGGAAAATGTTTGAGCTCTTCTATTACACTCATCATCTCTACATTCTCTTTATTGTCTTCTTCGTCTTTCACGTGGGTTTCTCCTATGCTTGCATCGTGCTTCCTGGTTTCTACCTCTTCTTAATAGATCGATGTCTAAGATTCTTACAATCCCAACAAAGGGTTAGCTTGGTTGCTGCACGTATTTTACCTTGTCAAACTGTTGAGTTGAACTTCTGCAAGAGCCCAG AAGTGAATCACAGTCCAACAAGCATTATATTTGTGAATGTACCAGCCATTTCTAAGCTTCAATGGCATCCCTTTACAATTACCTCCAATAGCAATATGGATACTGACAAGCTGAGCATCGTGGTCAAAAGTGAAGGAAGGTGGTCTTCTGACTTGTATCAGAAGCTTTCATCCCCTTTACCCATGGATGGTTTCCAGGTCTCCATAGAAGGGCCTTACGGACCACCTGCTTCAACACATTTACTAAG GCACGACACATTGGTGTTGCTGAGCGGAGGAAGCGGCATTACGCCTTTCATCTCAATCATCCGAGAGCTCCTCTTTAAGGCCAGTTCTGGAGGTAGCACCAGGATTCCACACGTTCTTCTCATATGCGCGTTCAAGAAATCTATTGACCTCGCAATGTTGGAATTAATATTACCAGTTTCAGGCACCACAGTAGATATTTCTTGCCTGCAGTTACAGATTGAAGCCTATGTAACAAGAGAAAAGGGGGCAGATGAAAACAACCACAAGACACTACAAACTGTATGCTTCAAGCCTAATGCGATAGATGCACCAGTTTCTGCAATTTTAGGCCCTAATAGCTGGCTCTGCCTTGGACTTATCATTTCATCTTCCTTTCTCATGTTTCTTCTTCTCATTGCCATTCTATCACGATACCATAATTCTAATATGGTATACGCTAGCTCTGCAACTGCTGGTTTTAACATGCTATTCATGTGTATCGCCATAGCCATGACAGCTAATGCTACTTTTCTTTGGaataagaaacaaaatagaaagagGTTGAGACAAATTCGAAACATGGATACACCACCAGTGTGGTTTAACAATGGTGACAGAGAACTAGAAAGCCTGCCGTACCAGTCTTTACTTCAAGCCACCAATGTCCATTATGGTGAAAGACCTGACTTGAAAA AGATATTGTTTGAACGCAAGGAAAGCAGCGTAGGAGTTATTGCCAGTGGACCGAGGGAAATGCGGCAAGAAGTGGCAGCCATCTGTAGTTCTGGTTTGGCAGATAATCTGCAATTCAAGTCCATTAGCTTCACCTGGTGA